A genome region from Pseudomonas pergaminensis includes the following:
- a CDS encoding ABC transporter permease: MKRSSLFVLQLLFTLLVCAFMLVPVLMSLLAGLTRNFFVGLSSGLTFDWLIQVWQAYSPTVWLSLQLALACAVCVCVIGVPAAYALVRLNNRFSRAFEELMVLPVAMPGLASALALLLTYGQFGSFRSSWVFILVGHVLFTLPFLVRPVMAVMQRQQLPVLEEAAASLGAGPFKRFFSVVVPNCRAGILAGVLMVVTLSLGEFNLTWMLHTPMTKTLPVGLADSYASARLEIASAYTLIFLLMIVPLLIALQAISARLSRGERR; encoded by the coding sequence GTGAAACGCTCATCGCTGTTTGTGCTGCAACTGCTGTTCACCCTGCTGGTGTGTGCCTTCATGCTGGTACCGGTGCTGATGTCGCTGCTGGCCGGGCTGACCCGCAACTTCTTTGTCGGCCTGTCCAGTGGCCTGACCTTCGACTGGTTGATCCAGGTATGGCAGGCCTATTCGCCCACCGTGTGGCTGTCCCTGCAATTGGCCCTGGCCTGCGCGGTGTGCGTCTGCGTGATTGGCGTACCGGCGGCCTACGCATTGGTGCGCCTGAACAACCGCTTCAGCCGCGCCTTTGAAGAACTGATGGTGCTGCCGGTGGCCATGCCGGGTTTGGCCAGTGCGCTGGCGTTGCTGCTCACCTATGGCCAGTTCGGCAGCTTTCGCAGCAGTTGGGTGTTCATTCTGGTCGGCCACGTGTTGTTCACCTTGCCGTTCCTGGTGCGCCCGGTGATGGCGGTGATGCAGCGCCAGCAATTGCCGGTGCTGGAGGAGGCGGCGGCGAGCCTGGGCGCGGGGCCTTTCAAGCGGTTTTTTTCCGTGGTGGTGCCCAACTGCCGCGCGGGGATCCTGGCAGGTGTGTTGATGGTGGTCACCTTGTCCCTGGGTGAATTCAACCTGACCTGGATGCTCCACACGCCGATGACCAAGACCTTGCCCGTGGGCCTGGCGGACAGCTACGCCTCGGCGCGCCTGGAAATCGCCAGCGCCTACACCCTTATCTTTTTGCTGATGATCGTGCCGCTGCTGATTGCGTTGCAGGCCATCAGTGCCCGTTTGTCCCGTGGAGAGCGTCGATGA
- a CDS encoding ABC transporter permease: MAASARQAAWALAPAFAVLLAFWLLPLAHLVLLGAESRDSNGSGYWQVLSSAQYLGSLGQTLVLAVVVTLVALVIGGISGVFLARQQFFGRSALVALLTFPLAFPGVVVGFLVILLAGRQGLFAALGLQLAGERWIFAYSLAGLFVGYLYFSIPRVILTVMAACESLDRSLEEAAHSLGAGHWRVVCDVIVPGLAPALASCGAICFATSMGAFGTAFTLGTRLNVTPVAIYNVFTNYANFAVAAALSVVLGAVTWAVLLLTRRLVKNAGTVL, from the coding sequence GTGGCTGCATCGGCAAGGCAGGCAGCCTGGGCACTGGCCCCGGCCTTTGCGGTACTGCTCGCGTTTTGGCTATTGCCGCTGGCGCACTTGGTGCTGCTCGGTGCCGAGAGCCGCGACAGCAACGGCAGCGGCTATTGGCAGGTGCTCAGTAGCGCGCAGTATTTGGGCAGCCTTGGGCAGACCCTGGTGCTGGCGGTGGTGGTGACGCTGGTGGCGCTGGTGATCGGCGGCATCAGCGGCGTGTTCCTCGCCCGCCAGCAGTTCTTCGGGCGCTCGGCGCTGGTGGCGTTGCTGACATTTCCCCTGGCCTTTCCTGGCGTGGTAGTGGGCTTCCTGGTGATCCTGCTGGCCGGGCGCCAGGGCTTGTTTGCCGCCCTGGGCCTGCAACTGGCGGGTGAGCGCTGGATCTTTGCCTACTCGCTGGCGGGGTTGTTCGTGGGCTACCTGTACTTCTCGATTCCACGGGTGATCCTCACGGTGATGGCGGCGTGCGAAAGCCTCGACCGCAGCCTGGAGGAAGCCGCGCACTCCCTGGGTGCCGGGCATTGGCGCGTGGTGTGCGATGTGATTGTGCCGGGCCTGGCGCCGGCGTTGGCGTCGTGCGGGGCGATCTGTTTCGCCACCTCCATGGGCGCCTTCGGCACCGCCTTTACGTTAGGCACGCGGCTGAATGTCACCCCGGTGGCGATCTACAACGTGTTTACCAACTACGCCAACTTTGCCGTGGCTGCCGCGCTGTCGGTGGTGCTCGGCGCGGTGACCTGGGCCGTGTTGCTGCTCACGCGGCGCCTGGTGAAAAACGCGGGGACTGTGCTGTGA
- a CDS encoding ABC transporter substrate-binding protein, with protein MRALSKTLAAVLLCGAASLAQAADTAICYNCPPDWADWGTQLKAIAASTGVQVPLDNKNSGQSLAQLVAEKAAPVADVVYYGVTFGLQAQKAEVVGTYKPKAWDQIPAGLKDPAGHWFAIHSGTLGIMVNVDALGGLPVPQSWADLLKPEYKGMVGYLDPSSAFVGYVSAVAINRALGGDLDNFAPGIDYFQKLAKNAPIVPKQTAYARVLSGELPILVDYDFNAYRARYKDKANVAFVIPQEGSISVPYVMSLVANAPHRANAEKVLDFVLSDEGQALWAKAYLRPVRPMKMPADVAAQFLPDSDYARAGVVDYEKMAAVQEAFAARYLNEVK; from the coding sequence ATGCGCGCACTCAGTAAAACCCTCGCCGCCGTGCTGCTGTGCGGAGCGGCCAGCCTGGCCCAGGCCGCCGACACCGCAATTTGCTACAACTGCCCGCCGGACTGGGCCGACTGGGGCACCCAGCTCAAGGCCATCGCCGCCAGCACCGGCGTGCAGGTGCCGCTGGACAACAAGAACTCCGGCCAGTCCCTGGCGCAGTTGGTGGCGGAAAAAGCCGCACCTGTCGCCGACGTCGTGTACTACGGCGTGACCTTCGGCCTGCAGGCGCAAAAAGCCGAGGTGGTCGGCACCTACAAGCCCAAGGCCTGGGACCAGATCCCCGCTGGCCTCAAGGACCCGGCCGGCCATTGGTTCGCGATCCACTCCGGCACCTTGGGCATCATGGTCAACGTCGACGCGCTCGGTGGTTTGCCGGTGCCGCAAAGCTGGGCCGATCTGCTCAAGCCTGAGTACAAAGGCATGGTCGGTTACCTCGATCCCTCCAGCGCCTTCGTCGGCTACGTCTCGGCTGTGGCGATCAACCGCGCCCTGGGCGGTGACCTCGACAACTTCGCCCCCGGCATCGATTACTTCCAGAAACTGGCGAAGAACGCGCCCATCGTGCCCAAGCAAACCGCGTATGCACGGGTGCTGTCCGGTGAGTTGCCAATCCTGGTGGACTACGACTTCAACGCCTACCGCGCGCGCTACAAAGACAAGGCCAACGTCGCCTTCGTGATCCCCCAGGAAGGCAGCATCAGCGTGCCTTACGTGATGAGCCTGGTCGCCAACGCGCCACACCGCGCCAATGCGGAAAAAGTCCTCGACTTCGTGCTGTCGGACGAAGGCCAGGCGCTCTGGGCCAAGGCCTACCTGCGCCCTGTGCGGCCAATGAAAATGCCGGCTGACGTGGCCGCACAGTTCCTGCCCGACAGCGATTACGCCCGTGCCGGTGTGGTGGACTACGAAAAAATGGCCGCTGTGCAGGAAGCCTTCGCCGCCCGTTACTTGAACGAGGTTAAGTAA
- a CDS encoding LacI family DNA-binding transcriptional regulator: protein MTDLKDVARLAGVSRATAARTFASPDQVRPATREQVFAAARELGFRPNLLGRQLRLQTTQLIGVVVPNLLNPVFAEQFQAMERAARARGYSLLLATTDYDSERESSVVEELLRQRVDGLVLTVTDAESNSVLSSLNTEQTPFVLAYHQPSNPNYSAVSVDNRAGMALATRYLLEAGHRRISMVAGPALQSDRARLRYAGYCDAMREYALDPRPVIEMPAHTQVEFAAIEPFLQGPGAPTALVCSNDFLAISLIAELRRNAWDVPEQLSVMGFDGISLGTQIHPTLCSVVQPIALLASTVIDQLLAQIAGNAPISHCLPCHIRPGDSTQPHEETLDARTQ, encoded by the coding sequence ATGACTGACCTGAAAGACGTAGCAAGGCTGGCCGGGGTCTCCCGCGCCACCGCCGCCCGCACTTTTGCTTCCCCTGACCAAGTGCGCCCGGCCACCCGTGAACAGGTGTTTGCCGCCGCCCGCGAGTTGGGCTTCCGCCCCAATCTGCTGGGCCGCCAACTGCGCCTGCAAACCACCCAGTTGATCGGCGTGGTGGTGCCCAACTTGCTCAACCCGGTATTCGCTGAACAATTCCAGGCCATGGAGCGCGCGGCTCGGGCGCGTGGCTATAGCCTGTTGCTGGCGACCACCGACTACGACAGCGAACGCGAAAGCAGCGTGGTGGAAGAACTGCTGCGCCAGCGCGTCGATGGCCTGGTGCTGACGGTCACCGATGCCGAAAGCAACAGCGTGCTCAGCAGCCTCAACACCGAACAGACCCCGTTCGTGCTGGCCTACCACCAACCGAGCAACCCCAACTACAGCGCCGTGTCGGTCGACAACCGCGCCGGCATGGCCCTGGCCACGCGTTATCTGCTGGAAGCCGGCCATCGACGCATCAGCATGGTCGCCGGCCCTGCGCTGCAATCCGACCGTGCCCGCCTGCGCTACGCCGGTTATTGCGATGCAATGCGCGAATACGCCCTCGACCCCCGCCCGGTGATTGAAATGCCGGCCCATACCCAGGTCGAGTTCGCCGCCATCGAACCCTTTCTTCAAGGCCCCGGTGCGCCCACCGCGCTGGTGTGTTCCAACGACTTCCTGGCAATCAGCTTGATCGCCGAACTGCGCCGCAACGCCTGGGATGTGCCCGAACAACTCTCGGTGATGGGCTTTGACGGCATCAGCCTCGGCACCCAGATTCACCCAACCCTGTGCAGCGTGGTGCAGCCCATCGCGCTGCTCGCCAGCACCGTGATTGACCAGCTGCTGGCGCAGATCGCCGGCAACGCCCCGATTTCCCACTGCCTGCCTTGCCATATTCGCCCCGGCGACAGTACCCAACCCCATGAGGAGACCCTAGATGCGCGCACTCAGTAA
- a CDS encoding DUF2268 domain-containing putative Zn-dependent protease (predicted Zn-dependent protease with a strongly conserved HExxH motif), whose product MDAWTLHWLEASGSLAAFRQALTQEFDIAYQAISRCVPAPRLDVLLQRLPGETIAELGLVGRAYRSTMFSLTLDPDNPNFAASLESGAVRRHIVHEVHHCLRMAGPGYGWTLGEALISEGLAGQFVQHALGSEPEPWERALSLEALQAAPVNMTELAANHYDHSAWFFGTGDKPKWLGYALGHHMVGRWLATAGMLDATTWVNVPAQDVLAVAAGQGLVKQTS is encoded by the coding sequence ATGGACGCATGGACACTGCATTGGCTGGAAGCTTCGGGCTCCCTGGCCGCGTTTCGCCAGGCACTGACGCAAGAATTCGACATCGCCTACCAGGCCATTTCCCGATGCGTGCCGGCGCCGCGCCTGGATGTGCTCCTCCAACGCCTGCCCGGCGAAACCATCGCTGAGCTTGGCCTGGTCGGGCGTGCGTATCGCAGCACGATGTTCTCGCTGACCCTGGATCCCGACAACCCGAACTTCGCCGCTAGCCTTGAGAGCGGGGCTGTGCGCCGGCATATCGTGCACGAGGTGCACCATTGCCTGCGCATGGCCGGGCCGGGGTACGGCTGGACGCTGGGGGAGGCGCTGATCAGTGAAGGCCTGGCCGGGCAGTTTGTGCAGCATGCACTGGGCAGCGAGCCGGAGCCGTGGGAGAGGGCGCTGAGCCTTGAAGCCTTGCAGGCGGCCCCGGTGAATATGACTGAACTGGCAGCGAACCACTACGATCACAGCGCCTGGTTCTTTGGCACCGGCGACAAGCCAAAATGGCTGGGGTATGCGCTGGGGCACCACATGGTCGGCCGATGGTTGGCCACTGCAGGCATGCTTGATGCAACCACCTGGGTCAACGTGCCTGCCCAAGACGTCCTGGCGGTGGCGGCGGGGCAGGGACTGGTGAAACAGACCTCATGA
- a CDS encoding carboxynorspermidine decarboxylase, with translation MIKTPYYLIDKQKLLVNMQKIAYVREQSGAKALLALKCFATWSVFDLMQQYMDGTTSSSLYELKLGRQKFEGEAHAYSVAWADDEIEEMLDNCDKIIFNSISQLQRFAVRSEGKTRGLRVNPQVSSSDYLLADPARPFSRLGEWDPVKIEGVIEQISGFMFHNNCENGDFSLFDKMLGTIEERFGALLHKVEWVSLGGGIHFTGEDYAVDAFCARLKAFSEKYGVQVYLEPGEAAITNSASLEVTVLDTLYNGKNLAVVDSSIEAHLLDLLIYRLNAKLAPSDGEHTVMVCGKSCLAGDIFGEYQFDRPLAIGDRLSFIDTAGYTMVKKNWFNGLKMPSIVVKQLDGTVEVVREFGYDDYLSSLS, from the coding sequence ATGATCAAAACGCCGTACTACCTCATCGATAAACAGAAGCTTCTGGTCAACATGCAGAAGATTGCTTACGTGCGCGAACAGTCCGGCGCCAAGGCTCTGCTGGCGCTCAAGTGCTTTGCCACCTGGTCGGTGTTCGACCTGATGCAGCAATACATGGACGGCACCACCTCGTCGTCGTTGTATGAGCTCAAGCTCGGCCGCCAGAAGTTCGAAGGCGAGGCGCACGCCTACAGCGTGGCCTGGGCCGACGACGAAATCGAAGAGATGCTGGATAACTGCGACAAGATCATCTTCAACTCCATCAGCCAGCTGCAGCGTTTTGCCGTACGCTCCGAAGGCAAGACCCGCGGCCTGCGCGTCAACCCACAGGTGAGCAGCTCCGACTACCTGCTGGCCGACCCGGCGCGTCCGTTCAGCCGCCTGGGCGAATGGGACCCGGTGAAGATCGAAGGCGTGATCGAGCAGATATCCGGCTTCATGTTCCACAACAACTGCGAGAACGGCGATTTCAGCCTGTTCGACAAGATGCTCGGCACCATCGAAGAACGCTTCGGCGCGCTGCTGCACAAGGTCGAGTGGGTCAGCCTCGGCGGCGGCATCCACTTCACCGGTGAAGACTATGCGGTGGACGCATTCTGCGCGCGCTTGAAAGCCTTCTCTGAAAAATACGGCGTGCAGGTGTACCTGGAACCCGGCGAAGCGGCGATCACCAACAGCGCCTCCCTGGAAGTCACCGTGCTCGACACGCTCTACAACGGCAAGAACCTCGCCGTGGTCGACAGCTCCATCGAAGCCCACCTGCTGGACCTGCTGATCTACCGCCTCAACGCCAAGCTGGCGCCGAGCGATGGCGAACACACTGTGATGGTGTGCGGCAAATCCTGCCTGGCCGGGGACATCTTCGGCGAGTACCAATTTGATCGTCCGCTGGCCATCGGCGATCGGCTGTCGTTCATCGACACCGCAGGCTACACCATGGTCAAGAAAAACTGGTTCAACGGCCTGAAAATGCCGTCCATCGTAGTGAAACAACTCGACGGTACAGTCGAGGTGGTTCGTGAATTTGGTTACGACGACTACCTGTCCAGCCTTTCGTAA
- a CDS encoding saccharopine dehydrogenase family protein, with amino-acid sequence MKKNVLIIGAGGVAKVVAHKCAQHNDELGRIAIASRNISKCQAIIDSVKAKGSLKVPADIQAFALNALDVEATKALIRETESQIVINVGSAFLNMSVLRACIDTGVAYLDTAIHEEPGKVCETPPWYGNYEWNHLEECKQKNITAILGVGFDPGVVNAYAALAQQQHFDRIDSIDILDVNAGSHGKYFATNFDPEINFREFTGQVWSWQNSQWTSNTMFEVKRTDDLPVVGSQNLYLTGHDEVHSLSKNLDVPNVRFWMSFGEHYINVFTVLKNLGLLSEKPVTTAEGLEVVPLKLVKAVLPDPSSLAPGYTGKTCIGDLVKGTKNGQPHEMFIYNVACHEEAFAETDSQGISYTAGVPPVAAALLVARGEWDVKHMANVEELPAEPFLKALDVMGLPTRIKDEHGDRAWDAIA; translated from the coding sequence TTGAAAAAGAACGTTCTTATCATTGGTGCAGGAGGTGTCGCCAAGGTGGTGGCCCACAAGTGCGCGCAGCACAACGACGAACTCGGTCGTATTGCTATCGCGTCGCGCAACATCTCCAAATGCCAGGCCATCATCGACAGCGTCAAGGCCAAGGGTAGCCTCAAGGTTCCCGCCGACATCCAAGCCTTCGCGCTGAACGCCCTGGACGTGGAAGCGACCAAGGCCCTGATCCGCGAGACCGAATCGCAGATCGTCATCAACGTCGGTTCCGCGTTCCTCAACATGTCGGTCCTGCGGGCCTGCATCGACACCGGCGTTGCGTACCTCGACACCGCCATCCACGAAGAGCCGGGCAAGGTCTGCGAGACCCCGCCGTGGTACGGCAACTACGAGTGGAACCACCTGGAAGAGTGCAAACAGAAGAACATCACCGCCATCCTTGGCGTGGGCTTCGACCCGGGTGTCGTCAACGCGTATGCCGCGCTGGCGCAGCAACAGCATTTCGACCGCATTGATTCGATCGACATTCTCGACGTCAATGCCGGCTCCCATGGCAAATACTTCGCCACCAACTTCGACCCGGAAATCAACTTCCGCGAATTCACCGGACAGGTGTGGAGCTGGCAGAACAGCCAGTGGACCAGCAACACCATGTTCGAAGTCAAACGCACCGACGACCTGCCAGTCGTGGGTTCGCAGAACCTCTACCTCACCGGCCACGATGAAGTGCACTCGCTGTCGAAAAACCTCGACGTGCCCAACGTGCGTTTCTGGATGAGCTTCGGCGAACACTACATCAACGTGTTCACCGTGCTGAAAAACCTCGGCCTGCTCTCCGAAAAACCGGTCACCACCGCCGAAGGCCTGGAAGTCGTGCCGCTGAAACTGGTCAAGGCCGTGCTGCCCGACCCGTCTTCGCTCGCGCCTGGCTACACCGGCAAGACCTGCATCGGCGACCTGGTCAAAGGCACCAAAAATGGCCAGCCCCACGAGATGTTCATCTACAACGTGGCGTGCCATGAAGAAGCCTTTGCCGAAACCGACAGCCAGGGCATCTCCTACACCGCTGGCGTTCCACCGGTAGCCGCTGCGCTGCTGGTCGCCCGTGGCGAGTGGGACGTGAAGCACATGGCCAACGTCGAGGAACTGCCGGCTGAGCCGTTCCTGAAAGCGCTGGATGTGATGGGATTGCCGACTCGCATTAAAGACGAGCACGGTGATCGCGCTTGGGATGCGATTGCCTGA
- a CDS encoding IclR family transcriptional regulator has protein sequence MSEERNSLHNQSLEKGLSVLKAFSAQRRSMSLAEVAEAAGMTKSSAQRMVFTLESLGYLRKHSRTRHYQLTPRVLELGFSYLDAHSLIEVANPFLSELTRLTGETSCLTEPAGYDMTYIARFVSSGFVPVHMPIGSRVPMYCTASGRAYLSALPQEEALVLIENSQRIAHTSQTLTEVDKILESLQQVREQGYAVNGQELFLGDMTIGAPVLGANGRPVAAVHVVAPTSRWSRADAERQLAPALLQCSRALSNSARNLE, from the coding sequence ATGTCCGAAGAACGCAACAGCCTGCACAACCAATCCCTGGAAAAAGGCCTGTCGGTGCTCAAGGCATTCAGCGCCCAGCGCCGCAGCATGAGCCTTGCAGAGGTGGCCGAGGCCGCCGGCATGACCAAAAGCTCGGCCCAGCGCATGGTGTTTACCCTCGAAAGCCTGGGTTACCTTCGGAAACACTCCCGCACACGGCATTACCAACTCACACCCCGGGTGCTGGAGTTGGGCTTCAGTTACCTGGATGCGCATTCGTTGATCGAAGTGGCCAACCCGTTTCTATCGGAGTTGACCCGACTGACCGGCGAGACGTCGTGCCTTACCGAGCCTGCTGGCTACGACATGACCTACATCGCGCGTTTTGTCAGCTCGGGTTTCGTGCCCGTGCACATGCCGATCGGCTCGCGGGTGCCGATGTATTGCACGGCGTCGGGGCGGGCGTATTTGAGCGCGTTGCCGCAGGAGGAAGCGCTGGTGTTGATCGAGAACAGCCAGCGCATTGCGCACACCAGCCAGACCTTGACTGAAGTCGACAAGATCCTGGAGTCGCTGCAACAGGTGCGCGAACAGGGCTACGCAGTGAACGGCCAGGAACTGTTCCTGGGCGACATGACCATCGGTGCGCCAGTGCTGGGCGCCAATGGCCGCCCGGTGGCAGCGGTGCATGTGGTGGCACCGACCAGTCGGTGGAGCAGAGCGGATGCCGAGCGGCAGCTGGCGCCGGCGTTGTTGCAGTGTTCGCGGGCGTTGAGCAATTCGGCGCGGAACCTGGAATAA
- a CDS encoding ABC transporter substrate-binding protein — protein sequence MNSLSPLFRRLAFGLCATLCVSVVHAESASSYKVGATASGSPFTFLDIKSNSIQGVMVDVAEAVGKAGGFTSQIEQTNFAALIPSLTSGKLDFISAGMLKTEERTKVVDFSAPVYAYGEGLIINADDNTAYPDLTPLKDQVVGVQAGTVFYDQLNKLGIFKEIRTYDSIGEMVRDLSLGRIKAAVGDQPVVAYQIRQKLFKGVKLAPDYKPTNVGEVCLVVRKGDAQTLERLNTAIASIKADGTLDSILKKWGLDTQVRP from the coding sequence ATGAACAGTCTTTCGCCCTTGTTTCGCCGCCTTGCCTTCGGTCTCTGCGCCACGCTCTGCGTCAGCGTTGTGCACGCCGAGAGTGCGTCCTCGTACAAAGTCGGTGCGACGGCCAGTGGTTCGCCGTTTACCTTCCTCGACATCAAGAGCAACAGCATCCAGGGCGTGATGGTTGATGTGGCAGAGGCCGTGGGCAAGGCCGGCGGTTTCACCAGCCAGATCGAGCAGACCAACTTCGCCGCGCTGATCCCCTCCCTCACGTCCGGCAAGCTCGACTTCATTTCCGCCGGCATGCTCAAGACCGAAGAGCGCACCAAGGTGGTCGACTTCAGCGCCCCGGTGTATGCCTACGGTGAAGGCCTGATCATCAATGCCGACGACAACACGGCCTACCCCGACCTCACGCCCCTCAAGGACCAAGTGGTCGGCGTGCAGGCCGGCACCGTCTTCTACGACCAGTTGAACAAGCTCGGGATCTTCAAGGAGATCCGCACCTATGACTCCATCGGCGAGATGGTCCGCGACCTGTCCCTGGGCCGCATCAAGGCCGCCGTGGGAGACCAGCCCGTGGTGGCCTACCAGATCCGCCAGAAACTGTTCAAAGGCGTGAAACTGGCCCCCGACTACAAGCCCACCAACGTCGGCGAAGTGTGCCTGGTGGTGCGCAAGGGCGATGCGCAAACCCTCGAACGCTTGAATACAGCCATCGCCAGCATCAAGGCAGATGGCACCCTCGACAGCATCCTCAAGAAGTGGGGACTTGATACCCAGGTGCGCCCATGA
- a CDS encoding amino acid ABC transporter permease has translation MNPAEFLQNAQDFLPILLQGAWVTIQITVLSFLLSSAIGLVLALLKLSPIRALSWTASTIINVIRGLPIIVQLFYIYFVLPDMGVHLTAFYAGVIGMGIAYSAYQAENFRTGIIAVEQGQREAAEALGMRSALMMRRVILPQAFRIALPPYGNTLVMMLKDSSLVSTITVAEMTRQGQLIASSTFQNMTVYTLVALLYLLMSLPLVYGLRRMEQHLGRRKKA, from the coding sequence ATGAACCCGGCGGAGTTCCTGCAAAACGCCCAGGACTTTTTGCCGATCCTGCTGCAAGGCGCCTGGGTGACGATCCAGATCACCGTGCTGTCATTCCTGCTCAGCAGCGCCATCGGCCTGGTGCTGGCGTTGCTCAAGCTGTCGCCGATCCGTGCGCTGTCATGGACCGCGAGCACCATCATCAACGTGATCCGGGGCCTGCCGATCATTGTGCAGCTGTTCTACATCTACTTCGTGCTGCCCGACATGGGCGTGCACCTCACCGCGTTCTACGCGGGCGTGATCGGCATGGGCATCGCCTACTCGGCGTACCAGGCCGAGAACTTCCGCACCGGCATCATTGCCGTCGAACAGGGCCAGCGTGAAGCCGCCGAAGCCTTGGGGATGCGCTCGGCGCTGATGATGCGTCGGGTGATCCTGCCGCAAGCGTTTCGCATCGCCCTGCCGCCGTATGGCAACACCCTGGTGATGATGCTCAAGGACTCGTCGCTGGTCTCCACCATCACCGTCGCCGAGATGACCCGCCAGGGCCAGCTGATTGCATCGTCGACCTTCCAGAACATGACCGTCTACACCCTGGTCGCCCTGCTCTACCTGCTGATGAGCCTGCCGCTGGTGTATGGCCTGCGTCGCATGGAACAGCACCTGGGCCGGAGGAAAAAAGCATGA
- a CDS encoding amino acid ABC transporter ATP-binding protein, producing the protein MIEIRQLQKHYGSHRVLHGVDLDVAKGEVVCLIGPSGSGKSTLLRCINALEAYDGGHIHVFGETVKRASKTVHALRSRMGMVFQRFNLFPHRTVLENVMEGPVYVKGEPPKQAREEALVLLEKVGLSAKADAYPEQLSGGQQQRVAIARALAMKPEAMLFDEPTSALDPELVGDVLAVMRTLADEGMTMIVVTHEMGFAREVADRVCFLHGGYIVESGAAEHVLGNPQHPRTQDFLRRVLHPTGDTRSLS; encoded by the coding sequence ATGATCGAGATTCGCCAACTGCAAAAACACTACGGCAGCCACCGCGTGCTGCACGGTGTCGACCTGGACGTGGCCAAGGGTGAAGTGGTGTGCCTGATCGGCCCCTCGGGCTCGGGCAAATCCACCCTGCTGCGCTGCATCAACGCGCTGGAGGCCTATGACGGCGGACACATCCACGTGTTCGGCGAAACCGTGAAGCGCGCCAGCAAGACCGTGCACGCCCTGCGCAGCCGCATGGGCATGGTGTTCCAGCGCTTCAACCTGTTCCCCCATCGCACGGTGCTGGAAAACGTGATGGAAGGCCCGGTGTATGTCAAAGGCGAGCCGCCCAAGCAGGCCCGCGAAGAAGCCCTGGTGCTGCTGGAAAAAGTCGGCCTGAGCGCCAAGGCCGATGCGTACCCGGAGCAACTCTCCGGCGGCCAGCAACAACGCGTGGCCATTGCCCGCGCCCTGGCGATGAAACCCGAAGCCATGCTGTTCGACGAACCCACCTCGGCCCTCGACCCGGAACTGGTCGGTGATGTACTGGCGGTGATGCGCACCCTGGCGGATGAAGGCATGACCATGATCGTCGTCACCCACGAGATGGGCTTTGCCCGCGAAGTGGCCGACCGCGTGTGCTTCCTGCACGGCGGCTACATCGTCGAAAGCGGCGCGGCCGAGCACGTGCTGGGCAACCCGCAACATCCGCGTACCCAGGACTTTTTGCGACGGGTGCTGCACCCCACTGGCGACACGCGGAGCCTGTCATGA